One window from the genome of Osmerus eperlanus chromosome 1, fOsmEpe2.1, whole genome shotgun sequence encodes:
- the spcs1 gene encoding signal peptidase complex subunit 1 translates to MLSMFNSIPTHMDYKGQKLAEQIFQGIILVSAVIGFIYGLIIEQFGWTVYIVLGGFSVSCALTLPPWPMYRKNPLSWQPALPETTAETREKPQENLKKKKHK, encoded by the exons ATGCTTTCAATGTTCAACTCCATTCCAACCCATATG GATTATAAAGGCCAGAAACTGGCAGAGCAGATTTTCCAAGGAATAATACTTGTCTCAGCG GTCATTGGATTCATCTATGGCCTCATCATTGAACAGTTTGGATGGACAGTGTACATAGTCTTGGGAGGATTTTCTGTGTCCTGTGCG CTGACTCTGCCACCATGGCCAATGTACCGAAAAAACCCTCTCTCTTGGCAGCCAGCCCTACCTGAAACCACGGCAGAGACGAGGGAGAAACCTCAAGAGaatctgaagaagaagaagcacaAGTAG
- the glt8d1 gene encoding glycosyltransferase 8 domain-containing protein 1: MTLRRVNVALLVLLAVAFLIIVQRNILNLNDFLRRENPDAVPGVVLPFEAEFSPNLRPDPGRTGVEIPVVITAAQERVGAAVAAMNSIYQNTKSNVVFYIVTMNDTVDHLKLWLSKTSLNSAKHKIIVFDAYIHVLKIPEDPERMKSVKPLTFSRFYMPTLAPDAEKAIYLDDDVIVQGDIKELFDMNLKSGHAAAFSDDCDSASSKGIIRGAGNQINYLGFLDFKKDSIKKLAMRANTCSFNPGVILANLTEWKHQNITSQLEHWMELNAHEDLYSKTLADSVTTPPLLIVFYKHYSPIDPMWHVRHLGATGAGNRYSPQFVKAAKLLHWNGHYKPWGRTSSFSDIWNKWYIPDPTGKFHPIRKHE, translated from the exons ATGACACTGCGGAGAG TGAACGTGGCCCTTCTTGTGCTCTTAGCAGTCGCCTTCCTGATCATCGTGCAAAGAAATATTCTAAATCTCAATGACTTTTTGAGGAGAGAGAATCCAG ATGCAGTCCCCGGTGTGGTTCTCCCTTTTGAGGCTGAGTTCTCCCCAAATCTGAGGCCAGATCCTGGCCGAACTGGGGTGGAGATCCCAGTGGTCATCACTGCAGCTCAAGAGAGAGTGGGTGCTGCTGTGGCAGCCATGAATAGCATCTACCAGAACACCAAGTCAAATGTTGTTTTCTACATTGTGACTATGAACGACACAGTGGATCACCTAAA GCTGTGGCTGAGCAAGACCTCGCTAAACAGTGCCAAACATAAGATTATTGTATTCGATGCCTATATTCATGTTTTGAAGATTCCCGAAGATCCTGAGAGAATGAAATCTGTAAAACCG TTGACGTTCTCCCGATTTTACATGCCTACGTTGGCACCTGATGCAGAAAAAGCCATTTATTTGGATGACGATGTTATTGTACAAG GGGATATCAAAGAATTGTTCGACATGAACCTGAAGTCAGGCCATGCAGCCGCCTTCTCAGACGATTGTGATTCTGCATCCTCCAAGGGCATCATCCGAGGGGCCGGAAACCAG ATTAACTACCTTGGCTTTCTGGATTTCAAGAAGGATTCCATTAAAAAGCTGGCAATGAGAGCCAATACTTGTTCCTTCAACCCCGGAGTAATCCTAGCTAACCTGACTGAATGGAAGCACCAAAACATCACCAGTCAGCTGGAACACTGGATGGAGCTCAATGCACA TGAGGACCTGTACAGTAAGACCCTGGCAGACAGTGTCACCACACCACCTCTACTCATTGTCTTCTACAAACACTACTCCCCCATCGACCCCATGTGGCATGTCAGGCATCTTG GAGCAACTGGTGCTGGAAACCGCTACTCCCCCCAGTTTGTGAAAGCTGCCAAGCTCCTTCATTGGAACGGACATTATAAACCCTGGGGCAGGACATCCTCATTTTCCGACATATGGAACAAGTGGTATATTCCAGATCCTACTGGGAAATTTCACCCAATCAGAAAACATGAGTAG
- the nek4 gene encoding serine/threonine-protein kinase Nek4 has protein sequence MNNYSFLRVVGKGSYGEVNLVKHKTDRKQYVIKKLNLTTSSKRERRSAEQEAQLLSQLRHPNIVTYRESWEGEDCQLYIVMGFCEGGDLYHRLKQQKGELLPERQVVEWFVQIAMALQYLHEKCILHRDLKTQNIFLTKTNIIKVGDLGIARVLENQNDMASTLIGTPYYMSPELFSNKPYNHKSDVWALGCCVYEMSTLKHAFNAKDMNSLVYRIVEGKLPQMPSKYDHQLGELIKSMLCRRPDDRPDVKLILRQPYIKHQIAMFLAATKQKTAKSRKKVVSGSNRASSTACAVSSQPKCPQHIPQAEPNIKGAQQAESQFQEHRARSRDLEPCLPQTPLPQEPPPPDNLISSAPLATLSNIDIDIHPLQPEERPTLGDLPQTSASKAHHDPPLLSPAGGKRSGEKLNTPVPPPRKFLSGVRNGRGEGKKLSNGPTMQCVHGAPQAAPKLRTTEDQRIRTVDLEDKDDTMELLKDVAIESPAPELKEVTYVLNSLPKCKGPGKVHVESIVQTVAVNADSKDDTTHLLKAVPAPNHFSDDRESLESTEKLLESQPLVPDHVEPLSPVLEQDPAALFPHSSPLGPWVSRARRQKDRSRTSGDEDKTVAAQRPLPPPPVTVLEGRRRSREYAEKNSSAPSAPNSVSTAKEKLSPLPQERPMSARERRRLRQSQENLSQPAVHAVRRASYDVASSNSKQPESQNIPVTGCVSDLTRENIKADRLRRPSDEDECSSSTSSTDRSEGDCKEGKSESNDMQDLVQMMTQTLRMDVREAVCEPDGCSIGSRALPEFRLNRRYRDTLLLHGKAREEQEFPFSEVPTDTTGPAKIRRAIEKLRTDVVKGLGVKLLDVVLDIMEEEDEDKRKLRLLEEMGEEKYQSYAVMVRQLKFFEDVAFKG, from the exons ATGAATAATTACAGTTTTCTCAGAGTTGTTGGAAAGGGGAGTTACGGGGAGGTGAATCTGGTGAAACACAAAACAGACCGAAAACAA TATGTCATAAAGAAGCTGAACTTGACAACGTCGTCTAAACGTGAAAGACGCTCTGCGGAGCAAGAGGCGCAGCTCCTGTCGCAGCTTCGACATCCCAATATCGTGACATACAGGGAGTCGTGGGAGGGAGAAGATTGCCAACTCTACATTGTCATGGGTTTCTGCGAGGGAGGCGACCTATATCATAGACTGAAGCAGCAGAAGGGTGAACTTCTTCCTGAGAGACAAGTTGTGGAATGGTTTGTCCAGATAGCAATGGCCCTCCAG TATCTACATGAGAAGTGCATTCTGCACCGTGACTTGAAAACCCAGAATATCTTCTTGACCAAAACCAACATCATCAAAGTGGGGGACCTTGGAATTGCCCGGGTTCTAGAAAACCAGAATGATATGGCAAGCACTCTTATAGGAACGCCATATTATATGAGCCCTGAACTTTTCTCCAACAAACCTTACAACCACAAG TCTGATGTGTGGGCACTTGGTTGCTGTGTGTATGAGATGTCCACTCTGAAACATGCCTTCAACGCTAAGGACATGAACTCCCTGGTGTATCGAATTGTAGAGGGAAAG TTGCCTCAGATGCCCAGTAAGTATGACCACCAGCTAGGGGAGCTGATCAAGAGCATGCTGTGTAGGAGGCCAGATGATAGACCGGACGTTAAACTCATCCTACGGCAGCCCTACATCAAACACCAGATTGCCATGTTCCTAGCTGCCACCAAACA AAAAACTGCTAAGTCGAGAAAGAAAGTGGTGAGTGGCAGTAACAGGGCCAGCAGTACAGCGTGTGCAGTGTCCTCTCAGCCTAAGTGCCCCCAACATATCCCCCAAGCAGAGCCAAACATCAAAGGGGCACAG CAAGCGGAGTCTCAGTTCCAGGAACACAGAGCTCGCAGCAGAGACCTGGAACCCTGCCTGCCTCAGACGCCTCTACCACAGGAACCTCCGCCACCTGACAACCTCATCAGCAGTGCGCCCCTGGCAACACTGAGTAACATTGACATTGATATCCATCCACTGCAGCCGGAGGAGAGACCGACCCTGGGAGACCTGCCCCAGACCTCCGCGTCAAAGGCCCATCATGATCCACCCCTCCTCAGCCCCGCAGGAGGAAAAAGGAGCGGGGAGAAACTCAACACCCCCGTGCCTCCGCCCCGAAAGTTCCTATCAGGTGTCAGaaatgggagaggagaagggaagaagCTGTCCAACGGACCGACCATGCAGTGTGTTCATGGAGCCCCACAAGCGGCCCCAAAGCTCCGAACCACGGAAGACCAGAGGATTCGAACTGTTGATCTGGAGGATAAGGACGATACGATGGAGCTACTTAAGGATGTGGCTATTGAGAGTCCAGCTCCCGAACTGAAAGAAGTTACTTATGTTTTGAACAGTTTGCCCAAGTGTAAAGGGCCTGGAAAAGTCCATGTGGAATCCATTGTGCAAACAGTAGCAGTGAATGCAGATAGTAAAGATGACACTACACATCTGCTTAAAGCTGTTCCAGCACCAAACCATTTCTCAGATGACAGA GAGAGCCTTGAATCCACAGAAAAGCTGTTAGAATCCCAGCCTCTG GTACCTGATCATGTAGAACCCCTGTCACCGGTTCTAGAGCAGGACCCGGCTGCGCTgttccctcactcctctcctttgGGACCTTGGGTTTCCCGGGCGcgcagacagaaggacaggagTCGAACGTCTGGTGACGAGGACAAG ACAGTGGCAGCTCAGAGACCCCTGCCTCCGCCTCCGGTCACCgtgttagaggggaggaggaggagcagggaataTGCTGAGAAAAACAGCTCCGCACCCTCAGCCCCCAACTCGGTGAGCACCGCCAAGGAAAAACTATCCCCACTACCTCAG GAACGCCCCATGTctgccagagagaggagaagattaAGGCAATCGCAAGAAAACCTCAGCCAACCAG CTGTCCATGCAGTAAGAAGGGCTTCTTATGACGTAGCCTCATCTAACAGTAAGCAGCCAGAGAGTCAAAATATCCCTGTCAcaggctgtgtgtctgacctcaCCAGGGAAAACATCAAG gcagacaggttgCGTCGACCGTCAGATGAGGATGAATGCAGTTCATCCACAAGCTCCACTGATCGCTCTGAAGGAGACTGCAAAGAAGG AAAGAGCGAATCCAATGATATGCAGGATCTGGTTCAGATGATGACGCAGACATTACGAATGGATGTCAGAGAGGCGGTTTGTGAACCAGACGGTTGTAGCATTGGCTCTCGTGCTCTGCCTGAATTCAGACTTAACAGGAGGTACAGAGACACCCTGTTGCTTCATGGGAAAGCCAGAGAGGAGCAAGAGTTCCCCTTCAGTGAAGTGCCAACTG ACACGACAGGGCCAGCAAAGATCCGGAGGGCCATCGAGAAGCTACGGACAGATGTAGTGAAGGGACTTGGGGTGAAACTTCTGGATGTCGTCTTGGACatcatggaggaggaagacgaggacaAACGCAAG CTACGTCTCCTGGAGGAAATGGGGGAAGAGAAATACCAATCCTATGCTGTGATGGTGCGGCAGCTTAAATTCTTTGAGGATGTTGCCTTTAAGGGCTAG
- the gnl3 gene encoding guanine nucleotide-binding protein-like 3, producing the protein MKRPKLKRASKRVSCSKRYKIQKKVREHNRKLKKDAKKKGVSNRVKKDPGVPNIAPFKEEVLREAELRRLKLEAEKEKKKVVKQERAKKRKKERETGVGDADKVKRVRKEKIGKKLADQSFVTPTKKYLRSELNKVIDASDVIVEILDARDPLGCRCPQLEEAVLKREGNKKLMFLLNKIDLVPKENVQKWLQCLQLEFPTVVFKASTLLRDKTVQEKKSRMATANGVVDQTKGVACFGSSCLLQLLGEHARGRENESTLKVGVVGFPNVGKSSLINSLKGMRACNVGFERGITKSMQEVHIAKNIKMVDSPGIVASPSNPPASMALRSLQVEEKEEDILEAVRTLLKQCNKEQIMLQYNVPDFRNSLEFLTLFAKKRGYLQKGGVPNTQEAAVTFLSDWTGAKLSYHSKANDKAILPPYLSDAIVTEMQKGWDLNMLRKGNEETMRSVKFPNRASSIGFTSKGPTAGILTETDIPEERPAAGKPEEDVVDMEEGCDNKLPEDKPEEMGETETSKEEEPATDKPVKVKFLLAPVTIDPTSVKTNDAYDFNTDFN; encoded by the exons ATGAAACGTCCAA AGTTAAAGAGAGCAAGCAAACGTGTTTCTTGCTCTAAACGTTACAAAATACAGAAAAAG GTTCGGGAGCATAACAGAAAACTGAAAAAAGATGCTAAAAAGAAAGGCGTGAGCAATCGAGTGAAGAAGGATCCAGGAGTCCCCAACATCGCCCCATTCAAAGAGGAAGTTCTGAGAGAGGCAGAACTGAGAAGGTTAAAG CTTGAAGCAGAAAAGGAAAAGAAGAAAGTTGTCAAACAAGAACGAgctaaaaagagaaagaaggaaagagagactgGTGTTGGTGATGCTGACAAAGTCAAGAGAGTGCGCAag GAAAAGATTGGGAAAAAGCTGGCTGATCAGAGTTTCGTCACACCCACAAAGAAGTATCTGCGTTCAGAATTGAATAAG GTGATTGACGCATCTGATGTCATAGTTGAAATCTTGGATGCTAGAGATCCCCTGGGTTGCCGGTGCCCTCAACTTGAGGAGGCTGTGCTTAAGAGGGAAGGAAACAAGAAACTTatgttcctgttaaataaaATAG ATCTTGTACCCAAAGAAAATGTTCAGAAGTGGCTGCAGTGTCTACAGCTTGAGTTTCCTACTGTAGTATTCAAGGCATCCACACTGCTTCGGGACAAAACAGTG CAAGAGAAGAAGAGCCGAATGGCAACAGCGAACGGAGTAGTGGACCAAACTAAGGGAGTAGCTTGTTTCGGCAGCAGCTGTCTTCTCCAGTTGCTAGGGGAACAcgcaagaggcagagagaatgaAAGCACGCTGAAAGTAGGCGTAGTTG GATTCCCCAATGTTGGAAAAAGCAGTCTTATTAACAGCCTGAAAGGAATGCGGGCTTGTAACGTAGGATTCGAGAGAGGAATCACAAA GAGTATGCAAGAGGTCCACATAGCCAAAAACATAAAGATGGTTGACAGCCCGGGGATAGTGGCGTCTCCTTCCAACCCGCCTGCATCCATGGCATTGAGAAGCCtccaggtggaggagaaggaggaggatatCCTGGAAGCTGTCAGGACCTTGTTAAAACAATGCAACAAAGAGCAG ATTATGCTCCAGTACAACGTCCCAGACTTCAGAAACTCCTTGGAGTTTTTAACTCTCTTCGCCAAGAAACGTGGTTATCTGCAGAAGGGCGGTGTTCCAAACACACAGGAGGCTGCCGTGACCTTCCTGAGTGATTGGACGGG AGCAAAGCTGAGCTACCACAGCAAAGCCAATGACAAGGCCATCCTCCCCCCTTACCTCTCCGATGCCATAGTGACTGAGATGCAGAAGGGTTGGGACCTTAACATGCTGAGGAAGGGCAACGAGGAGACTATGAGGA GTGTGAAGTTCCCCAACCGGGCAAGCAGCATTGGATTCACCTCCAAAGGCCCCACTGCAGGTATCCTGACAGAGACGGACATCCCTGAGGAAAGACCAGCAGCTGGGAAACCTGAGGAGGATGTAGTGGACATGGAAGAAGGATGCGACAATAAATTG CCCGAAGATAAACCTGAGGAGATGGGAGAAACTGAGACGTCAAAGGAAGAAGAGCCAGCAACTG ACAAACCAGTGAAGGTGAAGTTCCTGTTGGCTCCGGTCACCATAGACCCCACCTCTGTGAAGACCAATGACGCATATGACTTCAACACTGATTTTAATTGA